DNA from Vulpes vulpes isolate BD-2025 chromosome 9, VulVul3, whole genome shotgun sequence:
GTCCAGGAGCTACTCCCAATGTTCAAGATCCCCAATTAGCTCTAGTCCCCAACTCTTAATCACGAGCAGACTGACAAGAATGACTATCTGAGAAAAGACTTCAGCAGAGATAAACAACTTGAAGGAGACAGACTATTTATGGAAAATACAATGTAGGGGGAAATTATGATAATGTTAGAAAATTTAgtgagaaataatgaaataacaggACATTGCAAAAATATTGAACCAAAAAAtgctcttgaaaattaaaaatggtagTGGAAGTATAAAACTCAAACCAAATGCTGGGAGATGAAAGCATccagaaaaagataagaaatgggaaataggaaagaaaaagaaaaaagctcagaCTATCTAAAAGGGAGCAACATGTGAATCTCAGAAATACTAGAAAGAGAATAGACAAGATGGAGATGGTATATCATCAGTGAATAAGCCAAGAAAATGATTTCCTAAAACAAAGGATAGGAGTTCCCAGAATCAAAGTGCACACTAATGCCAGCTCAATGAGTTAAGACTCGGTACCCTTGGCACTCTGTATTTCCAGTTCTAGAGCACTTTCCATGGCACAGTATAAAATGGTTATGAACAGAATTCACACGGATTCAACATGTGTCACCTAGCAAGTTTCCTCACACACAGTGGGTGCCAATAATTAACAAATGGATAGGGAGATGGATaggaacatatattttttaaagatttatttatttgagagagagagagcacaggcataAGCGAtaggggcagagagggggagggagagagaagctcaagcagactctaggctgagcatggagctagacatggggcttgatcccaggaccctgacatcatgacctgagccaaaaccaagagttggtcacataaccgactgtgtcacccaggcaccctgagagaTGGATCCATTAAGTTGTTTTAGAATCTTCAAGGACTTGCAGATTATCATCCATATGTGAATGATAACAGCATAAATGCAGAAGAGCcaattagaaaattttaacaaaatatgaggttaaaaataatttcctagggcgcctgggtggctcagttgggtaagtgtgtgactcttgatttcggttcaagttgtgatctcagggtcctgagactgagtcccaaattgggcgccgtgctgaggatggagcctgcttgggattctctatctccctctgcccctctgctcatgcacacatgtgcagtctctctttctctctctctctcaaaaaaaaaataataatttcctgattattgctggttttgtttctctttgtttaatGCACTTAATAAGCATTTCTAGGGCTGTATTGGGTACTTAAGTTCCCATTTTCTTGAGGGAAGcaacataaaaatgataaatgaaaatttcacGTTTATGTTTTTCAGCCACCTTAGCACCCAATAGATGACAACTGTTCATGGCTTACAAAAAAGCCAGTAGGCTATTGGTATAAAAcactattaatattattagatATAAGCTTCATTTTACAGTCTGTTCCCTAAGCACAAAATGCTGGCACATGGGAGTAGGTAGGAGGTGCTCCTTAAAAAGCCTGAGGGACCCTGACTAATAAGATACCCTGGCCATAATTTCCTGGTGAACATTATGCCTATTTTACTTCTAATTTCCAGCTGTTCTCCGTGACTCCTATGAGATGGCTGCCTTGCTGATTGGCTATGGGGCAGATGTCAATCTGCGGTGTACCAACGAGAGGACAGCTCTCCATGAAGCAGCAAGACTGGGCAGGCAGGACATAGTGAAGCTGATATTGGTTTCTGGGGCATACCCTGACCCACAGAGCTCCTATGGATTCACTCCCCTTGCTCTTGCTGCCCAGAGTGGACACACTGAAATCATGGAGATGTTACTGCAGAAAGGCAAGATTTTCTATACGGTCAGCACACTCCCAAGGGGTAACATGATGCAAGCGTCCTCCTATTCATGGAGAGCTTCAAAATAATagaagttaacattttatttaagccTAACACAGATAATTGATGAAAGCATGTGTGAACATTGGCTACTAAAAAGCCTAGAGTAGAGACTGAATATTTCTCCTTCAATGTGAAGTAATTTCCCTAAAATTAGTAGGGTGCAGGTTACTTTTACATAATATTCCCTAACCATGCTGAGGatggttgggttttttgtttgttgtgtgttttccttttctagattCACAGAACAAAAGGGCCCACATCACCCCCTACATGCTCTGCTGAGCTAAGTCACAGGGCAGTCCAGTGTGTTACCAGATGCTTCAGTAGTTAGGAATTGTTCCTGGTTGCTTCTCTCTGGGTCCCAGTTCTCTCTCCAGTAATAACCACAACTGAGAAAAGGGGAAGGCAACttgtatttattgagtattttctaAGCACCAGACATTAAGCTAACTGCTGCTTCATGTGATCTTCTAAAACCCTGTGAAGTAGGcactatcttcattttacatCTAAGGATAGAGGGTTAGGGGTGGTACCAATTGCAGGACTTCcctttaaccccccccccccccccccccccccgccccgcaccacCACCAATTCAAGATCCTGGTCTAACTGGCAGAGACCCTGGCTAAGAGAACTTTGGCATTTATTGTCTTTGAGGCCAAGAcacgccccccccctccccccccactgaTGAAGTAATGTAGTATCTAGAGCTTTGTGTCAAAGAAGCAAATCCTTACCAAGATTTAATAAAGTCCCAATGTTAGATTTACCTTCTTTATTCTCCTTCCTGTTTATGTACAGaagccttatttcttttttaataatacatggTCCTGATCTCCAATATTCTAGAATATAGGGACTCCTATTTTTAAGAACGACTTTCTGCTTTCTAGACTTACCTGAAACTTTCCCATGATATGGGGTGGTGAGGGGGACTTTGTAGTTCCCAAGCAATAGCCATAAGACATTTTAAGTAAGGTGTTTTAAATGAGCAATATCAGCAATGTCTAGAATCATTAGCTAGAATAACAAAAACACTGGATCTTTAATCTACACAAAGAGTCACCTTTTATGTAGAtcattgattaaaatataaagaggaGAGGCACCAGATTTTCAATTCTTAACTCTTTCAAGAAACCAGCATCAGTTGACCTCAATAAGGTATTTCCCTGAGGTAACTCCCTTATGAAGTAATTTATACAAAGTGACATAGGTAGTAAAtgacagagccaagatttgaacccatgTCTGTCTCATTCCAAGTCATACTACTTTACCACCCTGCATTACCAGAGTGATAACATGGCATCATAGAAATGGGCCCTGGATCTGGACTACCTGTATGTGAATCCTGACTACCTTGCTTACCAGCTGTGCATCTCTGGGGAAAGTTACTCAAACCTCAAcgagcctcagttttttcatctttaaaatgaagatactaGCATCTAATTGTTAGGGTTGATGTGAAGTTTAGAAATTATGCATACAGAGGAACCTGTACATAGTGAGCACTCTTTCCATGGAGGCTGATTAGacttttcttcatgtattctAGGAATGGAGTTCTTGGGCAGCCACTATATTCTGATGTCTGTGGAGTCTCTACTAATTTAAAGCTACTACATCTGTTTGATAGGAGCTGTGAATGTGCCCAGAATGTTTTTTCAAAACCCATTTTACTGAGAGGCCTTCTCCAATTGACCCAAaattcatttctccttccttcaccATCCAGCTCCCCTCCGAATCCAAAACtgagatcttttctcttttctttttttttaaatgtctataatctttttctcctttttaaaatttaaattcaatttgccaacatacagtataacacccagtgcttatcccatcaagtgctctccttagtgcccatcacctagtcacccttctccccacctgcctccacttctgcaaccctttgtttcccagagtcagaacTGAGATCTTTTAGAGGACATTTTGCCTACACTTGTCCTCTTACCATCCACACCATCACATGACACTCAGCCTACTGGGCACTACAATTTATCCTGTTAACTGTAAGTCCCGAACTTCAGCTACAAACAACTACATTGTAGCTTACTACAAACAGCCCCCTAAGAACATGTTACACCAGAACAAATGCCATAACACTAGATGGCATGGTCCAACAGGATGGGTGGTACCATCCTACATAGAAGTATGGGGTAGGTGGGCTTTCATAGGCTGGTCTggaaataaaatcaccttttgtAACCTCACTTCTCCTGGGATTTTCAAGTCCCAAACAAATAACATAGAAGTACTCTGTCAGCCTCCTCATTAAAATTTAGAGACTGCTTGCATCATTTCTTCCTTGCCCAACTGCATTATAAACTAGCTGAGAGCAGGaggtacattttttatttcttttagtgctTTGCTAAAATGGATCCTTAATAATTGCTTTTTGGTAGTGCTGATATATTAAGAATGCTTAAAACAGTGGAAAAGACTCTTTTGCAAAACAAgacctttttctccttttaggaGCTAACGCTCTTGCTCAGGCCTCTGACTCCTCATCCATCTTACTTGAAGCCGCTAGTGGAGGAAATCCAGACTCTGTGGCCCTTTTGCTAGAGCATGGAGCTGATGCCAACGTCCCTAAGAATTCAGGCCACCTGCCCATTCATGTGGCAGCTGACAGAGGCCACCTGTTGTAAGTTCATTTACATTATTGAGAAATAGTAATAGCTACGGTAGGGGGAGGGTTTCAGAGCAGCTTCTGGGAACTttatattcttcatctctgatccTATAATTCCAGCACCCCTTCTAAGATAAGAAACTCAACCAGTCAGTGAAGCCAGGCATCCTCTGTAGCCAGGAGAGAGATATAAAAGTACTTTATTATCAGGTCTTTAGGCAATACGGGGACCCTCAGGTCTCCCTGCTTAGACAAATTCTGAGTTTTATATCTAAACAGTAGTTTCATTCAACTTAGTACTAAGTATCTGAGCTTTTGGATGCAGGAATTAAGCACTTTTCGGCTGGGAGTTCTAAATGCCACCCGATACTAATACCATCTGGTACTAGTATAAAACCATCGTAAACAGGTTACTGCTGCATCTTAACCAAgacagttgggtttttttttttttgtttgtttgtttttttttaacgcACTTTGAAATTCTTTCTCAGAGCCCTAAAGCTTTTGGTTCCAGTCACGGATCTTGCTGCCATTAAGCAGAGTGGGATCAGTCCTGTGCACTGTGCGGCAGCAGGAGCGCATCCCCAATGCCTGGAGCTCCTCATCCAGGCGGGATTCGATGTGAACTTCATGCTAGACCAGAGAATCCGCAAACACTATGACGACCACAGGAAGTCAGCGTTGTATTTTGCGGTGTCAAACGGTGACCTCTCTTCGGTGAAGCTGCTTCTAAGTGCTGGAGCTCTGCCTAACCAAGACCCTGTTAACTGCCTCCAGATAGCCCTGAGGATGGGCAACTATGAGCTGGTGAGTCTGCTGCTACGGCACGGAGCCAACGTCAATTATTTCTGCAGAGTCAACCCTTTACATTTCCCGTCAGCCCTGCAGTACACGCTGAAAGATGAAGTCATGCTCAGGATGCTACTGAATTATGGGTATGACACAGAGAGATGCTTTGATTGTCCTCACGGAGACAAGGTTCATCCTTGCTATACCTTTGAAGGCTGGACATCTACAGTCATCAAAGATACCATGGTGAGTGCACAGTACTGTCCGTATCCACGTGCACAGTCGCTCTTGGTGGCCCTGAACTACAGCAGTAGGTCACGGTCTATCCATTCTCTCCAGCAGCTCACAGCTAAAAAGACTTTAACAGGATAAATACATGTGAAGTAGACACAGTAGTAGACGTAAAGGTACAGAAACTGTTCAGAGGGAAAAGTGATTTGACTTTACCTAAGGAGTTTCACCAAATGAAGTGGCATCTGAGTAAAGTTTTAAAGAACCAGTGCCATCTTATTAACtagatttgctttttctttgaagGGGGGAGTTACCCAGCTAAAACGTTTCTGGGGTCCTGATACCTGTACCCCCTCGGTTCTTGGCTGTCTCTTTTAGCTCTAAAATTTGATTAAATAGGTTTCTTTggccatcttcttcttcttttttaaaaaagatttatttgggaaagagaaagagaaagaagagcacgagcagggggaagggcagagagagcagcagactccctactaagtgGAGAGTCGgacaacacaggacttgatcacaggaccttgagatcatgacctcagccaaaggaagacacccaaccaagccacccaggtgcccctctttggtCACCTTTTTGTTGAAAAGGGAATCACCATAAATAGTTGACCACCTCCTTCTTGAGACATTTTCCTGTTGGCTTTCATCATACCAGCCTCCCATTCCCCCCCGACCTGGTCACGTCTACTTCCCCAAACCAGAGCATACCCCTGATTTCTCAAAAAGCTGGCATCCTTCAGGTTTCAAGTGTTACCCCCTCAGAGAGGCCCCTCCTTTCCTGTCCACCTTATCTAAGGTGGGTGTCCTCCCTaatctgctgctgctgctgcacttACCACTTGCCAAAATGATCTGTAGAACACTTTCTGATGATGTGTCTCCTCCACAAAGACATCAGTGTAAACTCCTATGCACCACTCCCCTCAGCTTAGAGATCTGTGCTTAGCAGAGTAGATATATTAGAATACCTGAGTCCATAGTGAAAtcagaacaaaaaaaaggaatggagaaagcATTTCGAATCAATTATGAAAAGTGAAAGACAACATCTTGTTTTAATATTGCATACTACTTTTAGGTTATGATTAATGTGGGAGATGGCATTTAGGTATAGATCATCTTGTACTATTtcctgactttttattttatactatttaaCTTCTTTCATGGGCACCTTGCTAGAGGTGTATAAATTACCTACAGACAGAAACTATTCTTTCCTTCAGGCATGAGGCATAGGTGATGAAtgacagaaaacccaaaataagTGGTTTTAATAAGAtggctcagggtgcctgggtggctcagttggttaagggtctgccttcagctcaggtcatggtcctgggatcgagccccgcttgggctccctgctcagcagggaatctgcttttccctctcctcctgctgctccccctgcttgtgctctctcactcatgctctcaaataaataaaaaattttttaaaaaaataataagatggcTCATtcctctctcatataaataaaggCCAGAGGTAAACAGCCTTCTAACTGGAGAGCTCCATGATCACAGGAGAAACTTGTGTCCACAACCCAGCCAGCAAGGAGACAGGCAGGAAGCAGCAGCACACACCTTGCTCTAAGTGCATTCTGGGCATTGCTCACACTTCCACTCACATTTCACTAGCTAGAACTTAGGTGGCTGCGTCTAGGGGCAAAGAAGCTGGAAAGGTAATCTTTATTCCAAGAAGCCCTGTGGCCAACCAAAGGAGACAACAGGTATTAGGTAACTATTTCTTTCACATCTTGTTTACATCTTACATAGTTCTGAAGATACAATAGTAAATAGATCTTCAAATGTGAGACCTAAGGACTAAGgtccttggggcgcctgggtaactcagtcagttaagcagccaactcttgatttcagctcaggtcatgatctcagggtcctaggatcaagccccacggcaggctccatgctcagtggggagtctgcttgatgattctctctccctccgcccctccccaccctagaataaattaatcttaaaaaaatttccaaacaacaacaacaacaacaacaaaaatttcctTGTTCAATGCCTTAATTTATAAATGAGGGACTTGAGACCTTGGTTCTTGACTGTGAGTTTAGTGTTCTAAACCACATAGATACTTaagtttttcatttactttgataGTTCCAATTTTCTCCCCCAGTTCTGTGAAGTAATAACATTGTCGTGGCTGCAACATCTCTCTGGAAAAGTTGTTCGAGTGATGCTTGATTACGTTGATCAAGTTCAAATCTGTTCAAAGTTGAAAGCTGTGCTCCAAAAACAGGGGCTCTGGTCAGAAATCCATTTTATCTTGAgtgagtatttttctttcttttagaagattcttaccaaaaaaaattctattggGTTCTTACATTcttatttgctttgcttttttgtttttttaaaagattttatttatttattcatgagagacacaggcagagacacaggcagaggaagaagcaggctcctcgcagggaacccaatgcaggactcgatcctgggaccccagcatcacgccctgagccaaaaggagacgctcaaccactgagccactcaggcgtccctcttatTTGCTTTGTAAAAAAACACTCTTTTCTGGCTAAAAGCCTTACCTACGgaatgcctgggtgctcagcagttgtgtgtctgcctttggttcaggtcatgatcccgaagtccagggatcgagtcccacatcaggctccctgtatggagcctgcttctccctctgcctgtgtctctgcctctctctgtgtgtgcctctcatgagtaaataaataaaatagttttttaaaaaaagctttacctaaagaaagcaaggaaaatactatatattCCTATCTAAAAACAGTAACTATTTATAACTTAATTTGTACTTAACCCCATTCCCCATAGATGAACTCTGTCAGGTAATCACATATTATATGGTAGGTGATAGCTTTCTCCTAATCGTATGGAACACTGTAGATATAGTGATTAGCAGCTATGAAATGGTAATGAAAACACGGATGAGAAATGAAGATTGAAACCTGCAGATAATACTGAATGACCCTTCAAACCACATTCTTTCACAGTGGCACAGAAGTCAAGAATTTCTTTCTAGTTTCCCCACAAGGTGGTGGTCTTTAGTTCCCAGGCTGACCCTGAGGGGGTGGCGAATACATGTAGATTTAAGGACTTCAGACCCAACACTGATGCCGGCCTTTGGGTTCTTAAATTGGCCAGGTTCTGTAATCACGTCAATAGAAGGGCtgcaaggagaagggaaaggcTGTGGTTCCCTGTGAACTTTTTCCATTTAGACACTGCAAATGAAAATTTTGGTTTAACACACATTTGCTGACCAAACCCTAAGATCACTAAAAAAATGAAGCAACTCTTTTTCCTTCGGGTAACGCGTGTTTCTCTCATTTCAGCAAACCCTCGACCCCTCAGACATCTGTGTCGCTTGAAGATCCGGCGGTGTATGGGGCGCTTACGTCTGCGCTGCCCGGTCTTCATGTCCTTCCTTCCGTTACCAAACCGTCTCAAAGCATATGTCCTTTACAAAGAATACGACCTTTATGGACAAGGAATTTTCACAGGAACCTGGTAGTCAAACCATTCTGGATGAAGAGGTATAATTCTGTAAGCTGTATTTCTTAAAGTTTG
Protein-coding regions in this window:
- the ASB14 gene encoding ankyrin repeat and SOCS box protein 14 isoform X1, with product MKTQMRTLIPSSSSSGVYRMFTGRGLHSRRLQMRGKEDALSHLTKYHSAFDEADGMGWLPLHKAAVQLNKNILEITLKASKPSVWEQTTHNGETPLFLAVSTCLLENASFLLLNGCNPNAKNSEGNSLLLTAVLRDSYEMAALLIGYGADVNLRCTNERTALHEAARLGRQDIVKLILVSGAYPDPQSSYGFTPLALAAQSGHTEIMEMLLQKGANALAQASDSSSILLEAASGGNPDSVALLLEHGADANVPKNSGHLPIHVAADRGHLLALKLLVPVTDLAAIKQSGISPVHCAAAGAHPQCLELLIQAGFDVNFMLDQRIRKHYDDHRKSALYFAVSNGDLSSVKLLLSAGALPNQDPVNCLQIALRMGNYELVSLLLRHGANVNYFCRVNPLHFPSALQYTLKDEVMLRMLLNYGYDTERCFDCPHGDKVHPCYTFEGWTSTVIKDTMFCEVITLSWLQHLSGKVVRVMLDYVDQVQICSKLKAVLQKQGLWSEIHFILTNPRPLRHLCRLKIRRCMGRLRLRCPVFMSFLPLPNRLKAYVLYKEYDLYGQGIFTGTW
- the ASB14 gene encoding ankyrin repeat and SOCS box protein 14 isoform X2 → MKTQMRTLIPSSSSSGVYRMFTGRGLHSRRLQMRGKEDALSHLTKYHSAFDEADGMGWLPLHKAAVQLNKNILEITLKASKPSVWEQTTHNGETPLFLAVSTCLLENASFLLLNGCNPNAKNSEGNSLLLTAVLRDSYEMAALLIGYGADVNLRCTNERTALHEAARLGRQDIVKLILVSGAYPDPQSSYGFTPLALAAQSGHTEIMEMLLQKGANALAQASDSSSILLEAASGGNPDSVALLLEHGADANVPKNSGHLPIHVAADRGHLLALKLLVPVTDLAAIKQSGISPVHCAAAGAHPQCLELLIQAGFDVNFMLDQRIRKHYDDHRKSALYFAVSNGDLSSVKLLLSAGALPNQDPVNCLQIALRMGNYELVSLLLRHGANVNYFCRVNPLHFPSALQYTLKDEVMLRMLLNYGYDTERCFDCPHGDKVHPCYTFEGWTSTVIKDTMQTLDPSDICVA
- the ASB14 gene encoding ankyrin repeat and SOCS box protein 14 isoform X3; the protein is MDNYTSDEDTDEDFDTQLIIQWSLQDVHRPGTTQQAPADESFHHFLRAEYKKIIETIETGKEDALSHLTKYHSAFDEADGMGWLPLHKAAVQLNKNILEITLKASKPSVWEQTTHNGETPLFLAVSTCLLENASFLLLNGCNPNAKNSEGNSLLLTAVLRDSYEMAALLIGYGADVNLRCTNERTALHEAARLGRQDIVKLILVSGAYPDPQSSYGFTPLALAAQSGHTEIMEMLLQKGANALAQASDSSSILLEAASGGNPDSVALLLEHGADANVPKNSGHLPIHVAADRGHLLALKLLVPVTDLAAIKQSGISPVHCAAAGAHPQCLELLIQAGFDVNFMLDQRIRKHYDDHRKSALYFAVSNGDLSSVKLLLSAGALPNQDPVNCLQIALRMGNYELVSLLLRHGANVNYFCRVNPLHFPSALQYTLKDEVMLRMLLNYGYDTERCFDCPHGDKVHPCYTFEGWTSTVIKDTMFCEVITLSWLQHLSGKVVRVMLDYVDQVQICSKLKAVLQKQGLWSEIHFILTNPRPLRHLCRLKIRRCMGRLRLRCPVFMSFLPLPNRLKAYVLYKEYDLYGQGIFTGTW